The following are encoded together in the Anaerostipes caccae L1-92 genome:
- a CDS encoding PTS system mannose/fructose/sorbose family transporter subunit IID: protein MSEDMKVKEAVESESREGSVLTKKDIDKAYFRWWMTAEISANYERMQGLAYGASMIPILEKLYPEKEDLSEALKRHLAFFNTEATWGSMIFGSAIAMEEERAKHKKMPGEMITSYKTGLMGPVAGIGDTVDLATIFTLVSAFCCSFAMKGSLAAPIIMFLLGAAMYVEGLIFHRAGYKMGRSSVKNIMSSGKLKDMINGANMIGMFMMGALSAGLVSLSTVVKTKSFNLQETLDSIAPGILPLLVIFLAYFGLKGRKMSAPKIVILIILVCVVGSLLKVL from the coding sequence ATGAGTGAAGATATGAAGGTAAAAGAAGCAGTTGAATCAGAAAGCAGAGAAGGCTCAGTCCTCACCAAAAAGGATATTGACAAAGCCTACTTCCGCTGGTGGATGACGGCGGAAATAAGCGCCAACTATGAGAGGATGCAGGGCCTTGCATATGGGGCGAGCATGATCCCGATCCTGGAAAAGTTATATCCGGAGAAAGAGGATCTTTCCGAAGCGCTAAAGCGGCATCTTGCGTTTTTTAATACAGAGGCAACATGGGGCAGCATGATTTTCGGAAGCGCCATTGCGATGGAAGAAGAGAGGGCAAAACATAAGAAAATGCCCGGAGAAATGATCACCAGTTACAAGACCGGCCTCATGGGACCGGTTGCAGGAATCGGCGATACGGTGGATCTGGCGACGATCTTTACTCTTGTAAGCGCATTCTGCTGCAGCTTTGCGATGAAAGGAAGTCTGGCGGCTCCGATTATCATGTTCCTGTTAGGGGCGGCTATGTATGTAGAAGGGCTGATCTTCCACAGAGCCGGATACAAAATGGGACGTTCTTCTGTGAAGAATATCATGTCCTCCGGTAAATTAAAGGATATGATAAACGGTGCAAATATGATCGGTATGTTTATGATGGGTGCGTTATCCGCAGGTTTGGTCAGCCTGTCCACAGTAGTCAAAACAAAGTCTTTTAACCTGCAGGAGACACTGGACTCCATCGCACCCGGAATATTGCCTCTGCTGGTGATTTTTCTGGCATATTTCGGACTAAAGGGAAGGAAGATGTCTGCACCGAAAATTGTCATCCTGATTATTCTTGTGTGTGTAGTGGGATCTTTGCTGAAA
- a CDS encoding PTS sugar transporter subunit IIC — protein MDVQTLIMAIAMGVLYWIANGYLGYTLWISVGTPFTMGLVAGLIYGDIATGIILAGSIKLIYLGVFAPGGQLPADEGIAAACVIPIALKTGMAPEVAISLAVPVGLLGAFLYNFKKIANCMFVVKADKYAEEGNMKGVWRCASIWPFLLSALLFFLPVFLVNIFGADVVKPVLNAIPEWLMHGLEVAGGVLPAVGFAMIIYMIGKAKYIPLFLIGFYLVKIANINTLVAGVFAVCIAVTAIVLKREVKEELADE, from the coding sequence ATGGATGTACAGACGTTAATCATGGCCATCGCCATGGGTGTGCTCTATTGGATAGCCAACGGATATCTGGGATATACATTGTGGATATCAGTGGGAACGCCGTTTACCATGGGATTGGTCGCAGGACTGATCTACGGAGATATTGCAACAGGTATTATTTTGGCCGGCAGTATTAAATTGATCTACCTGGGAGTCTTCGCACCGGGAGGACAGCTGCCGGCGGATGAAGGAATAGCCGCAGCATGTGTCATCCCCATTGCCCTAAAGACCGGGATGGCACCGGAGGTAGCGATTTCTCTGGCCGTGCCGGTTGGGCTTCTGGGAGCATTCCTTTATAACTTTAAAAAGATTGCAAACTGCATGTTTGTTGTAAAGGCCGATAAGTATGCAGAGGAAGGCAACATGAAGGGGGTATGGCGGTGTGCAAGTATCTGGCCGTTTCTTCTCAGTGCACTGCTCTTTTTCCTGCCGGTATTTCTGGTAAATATTTTTGGAGCCGACGTAGTAAAACCTGTTTTGAATGCAATTCCCGAGTGGCTGATGCACGGGCTGGAAGTTGCCGGAGGAGTGCTGCCTGCCGTGGGATTTGCAATGATCATTTACATGATAGGAAAAGCAAAATATATCCCGCTGTTTCTCATCGGTTTTTACCTGGTGAAGATAGCAAATATCAATACACTGGTTGCGGGCGTGTTTGCAGTCTGCATTGCAGTCACAGCCATTGTACTGAAGAGGGAAGTAAAGGAGGAACTGGCTGATGAGTGA
- a CDS encoding PTS sugar transporter subunit IIB encodes MAEIQIARIDYRLIHGQVVTKWMKAYPAKRIVIVDTELAQDDFMDDIYAMAAPAGTKVDVVETDQAKSFLEGTKGSVFLLFKNVESCFEAFSDGVIFSKLVVGGIPTDAGKALVYSSIYMSASEYEKLEKISDTGIQVILQSTPDDSYAELSKIKEKL; translated from the coding sequence ATGGCTGAGATTCAAATTGCAAGGATCGACTACAGGCTGATTCACGGACAGGTAGTGACGAAATGGATGAAGGCTTATCCCGCAAAGCGCATTGTCATTGTGGATACAGAGCTGGCGCAGGATGATTTTATGGATGATATCTATGCGATGGCCGCGCCGGCAGGAACGAAAGTGGATGTGGTGGAGACAGACCAGGCAAAAAGTTTTTTGGAAGGAACGAAAGGGAGTGTGTTTTTACTGTTTAAGAATGTAGAATCCTGTTTTGAAGCTTTTTCTGACGGTGTGATATTCTCAAAGCTGGTCGTGGGAGGAATACCTACGGATGCGGGAAAAGCCCTTGTTTACAGCAGCATTTATATGAGTGCGTCTGAGTATGAGAAGCTGGAAAAGATCAGCGATACAGGGATACAGGTAATTCTTCAGTCCACACCGGACGACTCTTATGCAGAACTTTCAAAAATTAAAGAAAAACTATAA
- a CDS encoding PTS sugar transporter subunit IIA, protein MIEMVIAAHGGFGKELLNSVSLVVGPVDKCAAWSLNPGDNIERTGLQLKKLLDEMDDEEGGIVFTDIWGGTPANLSLKYSRNKNIKVISGASLPMILEFINVREELGLSETAERCVEAARKGSVIISDLFNERRKENG, encoded by the coding sequence ATGATTGAAATGGTGATAGCAGCGCACGGAGGGTTTGGAAAAGAGCTGCTGAATAGTGTATCACTGGTCGTGGGACCGGTGGACAAATGTGCCGCATGGTCCCTGAATCCCGGGGATAATATTGAGAGAACAGGACTTCAGCTGAAAAAACTGCTGGATGAGATGGACGATGAGGAAGGAGGGATTGTCTTTACGGATATCTGGGGAGGGACTCCGGCCAATCTGTCACTTAAATACTCCAGAAATAAAAACATTAAAGTAATTTCCGGAGCGAGCCTGCCGATGATACTTGAGTTTATAAATGTGAGAGAGGAGCTGGGTCTTTCAGAAACTGCAGAGCGCTGTGTTGAAGCGGCGAGAAAAGGATCGGTTATCATCAGTGATCTTTTTAATGAAAGGAGGAAGGAAAATGGCTGA
- a CDS encoding sigma 54-interacting transcriptional regulator, with translation MERGKKTNKDRLFEQVEKRARGEAQGVDATHLAQSLGIPRNLASSLLNELAAEGKIRKKKTRPVLFYCDCREEDQEEEDPFREFIGFDKSLREQVEKCRLAANYPNRGMPVMILGPSGVGKSLMAEYIFRYAKFKKLIPEDAPFVVLNCADYANNQELLSSILFGYKKGAFTGAAETTEGLFQKADKGYLFLDEFHRLPPEGQEKLFRYIDKGVVAKIGDSSSESRVDVRLIFATTEDISSMLDTFIRRVPVMIEIPPFAERTIEERFQIICRLFFQEAQTMGCGFLVSSNVVNQLLMLDLKGNIGSIKNAVKLSCASAFCREKAEQVRVKIRDLSDHYRFERGKTQIQYITEAVLIDKEWSPKKGSGPKGEKIRNNLDWTELCRLLGRYQNHGMTQERFRSKIYRMLEKFTGSVMELTSDEMSEAIYQGAIEKILGYLQENYGLQYNGTMLTVLSRILLLFSRDDGFSEEDVEELRKIEELIRSQLYRCYKMSAIFYEMARQTIDYEACPQMIRVFTALYFYCRMDVQNDLSNAVIVAHGHATASSIASMANRMFGQYIFEAFDMPFDISKKEVVKKIRNYLKRVDTSRGLLLFVDTGSLLDIAEDIQNDVEGDLGIINNITTQMAVEAGERILKREGIQFVVEQVVKHNVTNFTYIKQRRKADAVVVCCITGIGTALKIRDMLREGFRETEVEIEACEYQELASEKLQCEVFHKYNVLFIISTIELNLPEKPVLLLNDLVTEKGKALIEDGLRGKYTERVIRQVMTNIIKGFSMRNIIGQLTILNPDKIIVDVEEAVEKIEDFSRSAFSVDLKKMLYIHISIMVERLILEKGRLPLEDESQFAKCHSEFIINAKNSFSVIESKYNVSVNQKELKLIYELITGKSGGPA, from the coding sequence ATGGAGAGAGGGAAGAAGACAAACAAAGACAGGCTCTTTGAGCAGGTTGAAAAGAGGGCAAGAGGCGAGGCGCAGGGAGTTGATGCTACTCATCTCGCCCAAAGTCTTGGAATACCGAGAAATCTTGCAAGCAGTCTGCTCAATGAACTGGCCGCAGAGGGAAAGATCCGGAAGAAAAAGACGAGGCCGGTGTTGTTTTATTGTGACTGCAGGGAGGAAGATCAGGAGGAGGAAGATCCATTCCGTGAGTTTATAGGATTTGATAAGAGTCTGAGGGAACAGGTGGAGAAGTGCCGCCTGGCCGCCAATTACCCCAACAGGGGGATGCCGGTCATGATCCTCGGACCCAGCGGTGTCGGAAAGAGTCTGATGGCAGAATACATATTCCGCTATGCAAAATTTAAGAAACTGATCCCGGAAGATGCACCGTTTGTTGTTTTAAACTGTGCAGATTATGCGAATAACCAGGAACTTTTATCTTCCATACTGTTTGGATACAAAAAAGGGGCCTTTACCGGAGCAGCCGAGACGACAGAAGGTCTTTTCCAAAAAGCGGACAAAGGATATTTATTTTTGGATGAGTTTCACAGGCTCCCGCCGGAAGGACAGGAAAAGCTGTTCCGGTATATCGACAAGGGAGTGGTGGCAAAAATCGGTGACAGCAGCAGTGAATCCAGGGTCGATGTCCGCCTTATCTTTGCGACGACAGAGGATATCAGTTCGATGCTGGATACTTTTATCCGGAGAGTTCCGGTCATGATTGAGATTCCTCCGTTTGCGGAGAGAACGATCGAGGAGCGGTTTCAGATTATCTGCAGGCTGTTTTTCCAGGAAGCACAGACGATGGGCTGCGGCTTTCTGGTCAGCAGCAATGTGGTGAATCAGCTTTTAATGCTGGATTTAAAAGGAAACATCGGAAGCATTAAAAATGCGGTCAAGTTAAGCTGTGCCAGTGCATTCTGCCGGGAAAAGGCAGAACAGGTCAGGGTCAAAATCCGAGATTTAAGTGACCACTACCGGTTTGAGCGCGGAAAAACCCAAATACAGTATATTACGGAAGCGGTTTTGATAGATAAAGAATGGAGTCCGAAAAAGGGTTCCGGACCGAAGGGGGAAAAGATCCGGAACAATCTGGACTGGACGGAACTTTGCCGTCTTCTCGGGCGTTATCAAAATCACGGGATGACTCAGGAACGTTTCCGGTCCAAGATTTACAGGATGCTGGAAAAGTTTACGGGAAGTGTCATGGAATTAACCAGTGATGAAATGTCGGAGGCAATCTATCAGGGTGCGATCGAAAAGATCCTTGGTTACCTTCAGGAAAATTATGGACTCCAGTATAACGGCACAATGCTGACAGTATTAAGCAGGATACTGCTGCTGTTCAGCAGAGACGACGGATTTTCGGAAGAAGATGTCGAGGAACTGAGAAAGATCGAGGAGCTGATCAGAAGCCAGCTGTACAGATGCTATAAGATGAGTGCAATTTTTTATGAAATGGCCAGACAGACCATTGACTATGAGGCCTGTCCGCAGATGATCCGGGTATTTACGGCACTTTATTTTTACTGCAGGATGGATGTACAGAATGATTTGAGCAATGCGGTGATTGTTGCTCACGGTCACGCTACGGCTTCCAGCATAGCGAGTATGGCGAACCGGATGTTTGGACAGTACATTTTTGAGGCATTCGATATGCCGTTTGATATTTCTAAAAAAGAGGTCGTAAAGAAGATCAGAAATTATTTGAAAAGAGTCGATACGTCCAGAGGACTTCTGCTGTTTGTAGATACAGGATCACTCCTGGACATCGCGGAAGATATCCAAAACGACGTAGAGGGAGATCTGGGAATCATCAATAATATTACGACACAGATGGCAGTGGAGGCGGGAGAACGCATTCTCAAAAGAGAGGGAATTCAGTTTGTTGTGGAGCAGGTGGTGAAACATAATGTCACGAATTTTACTTATATCAAACAGCGCAGGAAGGCAGATGCCGTTGTGGTCTGCTGTATTACCGGCATTGGAACGGCACTGAAAATACGGGATATGTTAAGGGAAGGTTTCCGCGAGACAGAGGTTGAGATCGAAGCATGCGAATATCAGGAACTGGCGTCTGAAAAACTGCAGTGTGAAGTGTTTCACAAATATAATGTACTGTTTATTATTTCTACGATTGAACTGAATCTTCCGGAAAAGCCGGTGCTGCTCTTAAACGACCTTGTAACGGAGAAGGGGAAGGCTCTGATAGAAGACGGCTTAAGAGGCAAGTATACAGAGAGGGTGATCCGACAGGTGATGACAAATATCATTAAGGGTTTCAGTATGAGAAATATTATAGGACAGCTGACGATACTGAATCCCGATAAGATCATCGTGGATGTGGAAGAAGCCGTAGAGAAGATAGAGGATTTCAGCCGATCGGCATTTTCGGTGGATTTGAAAAAAATGCTGTATATCCATATCAGTATTATGGTGGAACGCCTGATTCTGGAAAAAGGGCGGCTGCCTTTAGAAGATGAATCACAATTTGCCAAGTGTCATTCTGAGTTTATTATAAACGCAAAAAACAGCTTTTCTGTCATAGAATCTAAATATAATGTGTCAGTAAATCAAAAAGAGCTGAAATTAATTTATGAATTAATCACCGGGAAAAGCGGAGGTCCTGCATGA